The following proteins are co-located in the Desmospora profundinema genome:
- a CDS encoding nucleotide sugar dehydrogenase, producing the protein METEQRCCVVGLGYIGLPTAAVFADRGWKVIGADVDPHVVAVVNDGRVHIEEPGLAELLQRQVKRGRLQAALAPEPADVFIIAVPTPIHPDQRANLDYVEEAVHSLLPVLSPGNMVIVESTVPPRTMDDRVAPILTAAGWRIGEDLYLAHCPERVLPGRILHELSHNHRIVGGVDPVSTKKAARVYRTVVQGEVMETEAITAEMTKLMENTYRDVNIALANELVRVSDRLGIDAWEVIRLANQHPRVNLHQPGPGVGGHCLAVDPYFITEKAPDEALLIRTARKINSSMPAYVANWVKEMVKGRTAPKVALFGLAYKGNVDDIRESPALAVWEELSRDKELQVVVHDPFVEEEKVAIPLMEADEAMQDADCLVILTDHEPFKYLEGNRIAERMRTPWILDTKGILQTDHPQLVIQRLGTPRAVVSPVGSAH; encoded by the coding sequence ATGGAAACGGAACAACGGTGTTGTGTGGTGGGTTTGGGTTATATCGGCCTTCCTACGGCTGCCGTCTTTGCAGACCGGGGCTGGAAGGTGATCGGGGCGGATGTGGATCCCCACGTGGTGGCCGTGGTAAATGACGGACGGGTACACATCGAGGAGCCGGGATTGGCGGAACTGCTCCAGCGGCAGGTGAAGCGCGGGCGGCTGCAAGCCGCTCTGGCACCAGAGCCGGCCGATGTCTTTATCATCGCCGTACCGACACCCATCCATCCGGATCAACGGGCCAATCTGGATTATGTGGAGGAGGCCGTTCACAGTCTGCTGCCGGTTTTGTCACCGGGAAATATGGTGATCGTGGAGTCGACGGTTCCGCCTCGGACGATGGATGACCGGGTGGCACCGATCTTAACGGCTGCCGGGTGGCGGATCGGAGAGGATCTGTATCTGGCCCACTGCCCGGAACGGGTTCTGCCCGGACGGATTCTGCATGAGCTCAGCCATAATCATCGCATCGTGGGAGGAGTGGATCCGGTTTCAACGAAGAAGGCGGCCCGTGTTTATCGGACAGTGGTTCAAGGAGAGGTGATGGAGACGGAAGCCATTACCGCTGAGATGACCAAGCTGATGGAGAATACCTACCGGGATGTGAACATTGCACTGGCCAATGAGCTGGTGCGTGTATCCGATCGTTTGGGAATCGATGCCTGGGAAGTGATTCGTCTGGCCAACCAACATCCGCGGGTGAATCTGCACCAACCCGGTCCCGGTGTGGGTGGACACTGCTTGGCTGTCGATCCTTACTTCATTACGGAAAAGGCCCCCGATGAGGCCCTCTTGATTCGCACCGCCCGAAAGATCAACAGCAGCATGCCAGCCTATGTTGCGAACTGGGTAAAGGAAATGGTAAAGGGAAGGACTGCGCCCAAGGTGGCGCTGTTCGGACTGGCGTATAAGGGAAATGTGGACGATATCCGAGAGAGTCCCGCTCTTGCGGTGTGGGAAGAGCTGTCACGGGATAAGGAGTTGCAGGTAGTTGTACACGATCCCTTTGTGGAAGAGGAAAAAGTGGCCATTCCCCTGATGGAGGCGGATGAAGCGATGCAAGATGCGGACTGCCTCGTCATTTTGACCGATCATGAACCGTTTAAATATCTGGAGGGAAATCGGATCGCCGAACGGATGCGTACGCCATGGATCCTCGACACCAAAGGAATTTTGCAAACCGATCATCCCCAATTGGTGATTCAACGTTTGGGAACGCCGCGGGCTGTGGTTTCTCCGGTTGGATCCGCTCATTAA
- a CDS encoding pyridoxal-phosphate dependent enzyme, producing MPGIVFLFRDPKKEPSLYTIADSLRNTIPGSMTFPIIQSLVESVITVTEEEIWEALRWVFLRLKLVIELSSAVPLAALMSGKLPEDAYRVGVIVSGGNINPPVLARIMGKQPAPDEEVHSYYY from the coding sequence ATGCCAGGGATTGTTTTCCTTTTTCGGGACCCAAAAAAGGAACCTTCTCTTTACACCATCGCCGACAGCCTCCGCAACACCATTCCAGGATCGATGACTTTCCCAATCATCCAATCCCTTGTAGAGTCCGTGATCACGGTCACAGAAGAGGAAATCTGGGAAGCCTTGCGCTGGGTCTTCCTGCGGCTGAAGCTGGTGATCGAACTTTCCAGCGCGGTTCCCCTCGCCGCTTTAATGAGCGGAAAGCTGCCGGAAGATGCTTACAGGGTCGGCGTCATCGTCAGCGGAGGCAATATCAACCCGCCGGTGTTAGCACGTATCATGGGGAAACAACCCGCTCCTGACGAAGAAGTCCATTCCTATTACTACTAA
- a CDS encoding SDR family NAD(P)-dependent oxidoreductase, whose translation MKNSSQIDRLFRDKRILVTGGTGSIGSAVVQRLLTYNPSQIVVFSRDENKHHHMKNLFQDHACLGFYLGDIRDARAVQSITRDIDLVFNLAAQKQVPACEQQPMEATCTNIIGAYNLIEACIQNRVKKVVNISTDKVVFPTSVLGASKLVSERMFYQANNNPCTHFCSVRFGNVIGSRGSVIPLLLTQARLQQELTITDLRMTRFFMSISEAVQLTILALAYSQGGETFIFKMKALSIDDLVQSIRRYCRLHQYQDPLIRITGARLGEKLYEELMFDHEMEKTLENDQLYLIPPEGLSRKYPGFRRVRLHSYRSDRVKRISAHEIDELLKSCDTLSQRGWINE comes from the coding sequence ATGAAAAACTCATCTCAGATCGATCGGCTTTTTCGCGACAAGCGAATCCTCGTAACGGGAGGGACTGGATCCATCGGTTCAGCGGTCGTCCAGCGCCTCCTCACTTATAATCCCTCCCAAATCGTTGTTTTCAGTCGTGATGAGAATAAGCATCACCATATGAAAAACCTTTTTCAAGATCATGCTTGCCTTGGTTTTTATTTAGGAGACATCCGTGATGCTCGGGCTGTTCAGTCTATCACACGGGATATCGACCTTGTTTTTAACTTAGCGGCACAAAAACAGGTTCCCGCTTGTGAACAGCAGCCGATGGAGGCCACTTGTACCAATATCATCGGTGCGTACAACTTGATCGAAGCTTGTATACAAAACAGGGTGAAAAAAGTCGTAAACATCAGCACAGATAAGGTAGTCTTTCCCACCAGTGTTCTCGGAGCCAGCAAATTGGTGAGCGAGAGGATGTTTTATCAGGCCAACAACAACCCCTGTACCCATTTCTGTTCCGTCCGTTTCGGCAACGTGATCGGCTCCAGAGGTTCGGTTATTCCCCTCTTACTTACTCAAGCCCGGCTTCAGCAGGAGTTAACCATAACGGATCTGCGTATGACACGCTTCTTTATGAGTATCTCGGAGGCCGTTCAACTTACCATTCTCGCTCTCGCTTACTCTCAAGGGGGGGAAACCTTCATCTTTAAAATGAAGGCCTTATCGATAGATGACCTCGTGCAATCCATCCGTCGTTACTGTCGCCTGCACCAATATCAAGATCCGCTCATTCGGATTACCGGTGCCCGCCTAGGAGAGAAGTTATATGAAGAACTGATGTTTGATCATGAGATGGAAAAAACGCTGGAAAACGATCAATTGTATCTGATCCCTCCCGAAGGTCTTTCCCGGAAATATCCCGGATTTCGCCGTGTCCGCTTGCACTCGTATCGCTCAGACCGAGTGAAACGGATTTCTGCCCATGAGATCGATGAACTGCTGAAATCTTGTGACACCCTCTCCCAAAGGGGGTGGATCAACGAATGA